Proteins encoded within one genomic window of Gloeobacter kilaueensis JS1:
- a CDS encoding DNA cytosine methyltransferase: MNLSPSSQQPEIFFAEFFCGIGLVRLGLERVKEVRFQCVFANDIDPEKGEIYRNNFRAEHLLIADVAQVQGEDVPPGVDFVTASFPCIDLSLAGKRRGLAGQHSSAFYRFLNVLDQLAEKGRLPKVIMLENVVGLLTSHCGADIRAVLSSLNERGYACDLLLIDAVHFLPQSRPRVYLTAFQNALLARCDGLGTDKLLDVASQSHPCRTRAVLKVILDNPDLFWHFMQLPSLKNCRTKSLADIVETDADHRWFNQQELERELAYVRNGSCERLHKAQRNARQSGNIVYLTAYRRMRSGLVCLETRDDGIAGCLRTPVGGSSRQVLIAVQPDGTIHMRYMSVREYARLQGADGFLLPASQHIGLKAFGDAVAVPVVEWLGRAIAKYLAVNAQSGILLDVVTEVVINY; the protein is encoded by the coding sequence ATGAACCTCTCACCATCAAGCCAGCAACCCGAAATTTTCTTCGCCGAGTTTTTCTGTGGCATCGGCCTAGTTCGGCTTGGTCTTGAGCGGGTGAAGGAAGTGCGCTTCCAGTGCGTCTTCGCTAACGACATCGATCCAGAAAAAGGAGAAATCTATCGAAATAATTTCAGGGCTGAGCATCTGCTGATAGCTGACGTGGCACAAGTGCAGGGAGAGGACGTTCCTCCTGGAGTGGATTTTGTCACAGCCTCCTTTCCCTGCATCGACCTGTCGCTGGCAGGCAAACGCAGAGGTCTGGCTGGTCAACACAGTAGTGCTTTCTACAGGTTTTTGAATGTACTCGACCAGCTTGCCGAAAAAGGGAGATTACCCAAGGTGATCATGCTCGAGAATGTGGTCGGCTTGCTCACCTCCCACTGCGGCGCGGACATTCGAGCAGTACTCTCTTCGCTTAACGAGCGGGGCTACGCCTGCGACCTACTGCTCATCGACGCGGTGCATTTTCTGCCCCAGAGCAGACCACGCGTGTACCTAACGGCGTTCCAGAATGCGCTGCTAGCCCGCTGTGACGGTCTTGGCACCGACAAGTTGCTAGATGTCGCCTCCCAGTCTCACCCATGTCGAACCAGGGCCGTCTTAAAGGTGATCCTGGATAATCCTGATCTTTTCTGGCACTTCATGCAGCTGCCATCTTTAAAGAATTGCCGGACGAAGTCACTAGCAGACATTGTGGAGACCGACGCTGATCACCGGTGGTTCAACCAGCAAGAATTAGAGCGGGAGCTAGCCTATGTTCGTAATGGCAGTTGCGAGCGTCTGCATAAAGCGCAGCGCAACGCCAGGCAGTCAGGAAATATTGTTTACCTCACAGCCTATCGGAGAATGCGCTCCGGCCTTGTCTGTCTAGAGACCCGCGACGATGGGATCGCTGGGTGCCTACGCACTCCGGTAGGCGGCAGTAGCCGGCAAGTGCTGATCGCGGTGCAGCCGGACGGCACGATACACATGCGCTATATGAGCGTCCGGGAGTACGCTAGATTGCAGGGGGCCGACGGATTCCTGCTGCCAGCATCCCAACACATCGGTCTAAAGGCATTCGGCGATGCAGTCGCTGTTCCCGTGGTCGAATGGCTTGGTAGGGCGATTGCAAAGTATTTAGCTGTCAATGCGCAGAGTGGAATCCTTCTGGATGTTGTCACAGAAGTCGTTATAAATTACTAG
- the lspA gene encoding signal peptidase II, giving the protein MRWKNPWFWLVAALAIAIDRLTKFWAASQLLTGESVPLLPNILHLTLTKNSGAAFSLFAGGSDWLKWISLIVSVALLIYGLVGPRFGIWEQIGFGLLLGGAIGNGFDRFAFGEVTDFLEFRFIQFPVFNGADIAINLGLACLLIGTFLSEQRSKSNLSPQPRPPQGEGE; this is encoded by the coding sequence GTGAGATGGAAAAATCCCTGGTTCTGGCTGGTGGCCGCTCTTGCGATCGCCATCGACCGGCTCACCAAGTTCTGGGCGGCAAGCCAGCTTCTCACCGGCGAAAGCGTTCCCCTGCTGCCAAATATTCTCCACCTCACCCTCACCAAAAATAGCGGTGCCGCCTTCAGCCTGTTTGCCGGAGGCAGCGACTGGCTCAAATGGATCTCGCTAATTGTCAGCGTTGCCCTGCTCATCTACGGTCTTGTCGGCCCGCGCTTTGGCATCTGGGAGCAGATTGGTTTTGGCCTGCTCCTGGGCGGAGCGATCGGCAACGGCTTTGACCGCTTTGCCTTCGGTGAGGTGACCGACTTTCTCGAATTTCGCTTTATCCAGTTTCCGGTCTTTAACGGGGCCGACATCGCCATCAACCTCGGCCTCGCCTGTCTACTCATCGGTACTTTTTTGAGCGAGCAGCGATCAAAATCGAACCTCTCCCCCCAGCCCCGTCCCCCCCAGGGGGAGGGGGAGTAG
- a CDS encoding M1 family metallopeptidase yields MKIRTFCSGGLSLIAALALCHPAAAESKFSFETTPGQLPKAVVPKHYAINLVPDPKTLTVRGSETIDIDVRKPTRTITLNALELQISRAALSDLKLPAKIKIDDKQQTAILTFARTIAAGSHKLVLDFRGRVNQAAQGLFYTRYQTPDGQQKLMFGSQMESTDARRLFPNWDEPVFRASFQLTVSLPQAFTAVSNMPVEREEPLTGGYKRVRFLSTPPMASYLVVLCAGEFEAVSDEVEGVKLRVLTTEGKKEQGRYALGVLKQILPYYNDYFGVKYPLPKLDMIAVPGGFSGAMENWGGITYNEAVLLYDPARSSQKTKEDIYKTVAHEVSHQWFGDLVTMAWWDNLWLNEGFASWMENKATDHFNPEWQVWLRENASKERAMEADARSTTHPIQQPIKDPAEAASAFDDITYQKGESIIRMFEGYLGEEKFKGGIRSYMAAHKYSSTTTADLWQELERASGQPVGTIAASWTEQPGFPVLSVQKAGGCAQGKEQLTLSQERFTIHDPSAKPLLWQVPVNYTQGSDNPPTQTTLIGSRSAPLTADSCAVPLKLNAGDTGYYRVQYSDADRRALSAAFDELRAADQLNLLSDTWALVKAGRATSGDYLSLAQKVQPQSNVALWTQVIDALGNLDELQLGKPGRSAFQAYGRKLLQPLYERLGWQAQPAEPQTDALLRNDVLTTLGDFGDEPVIVEAQRRFASFLKAPESLSGNLRPAVLHIVGRYADQQTYDQLHNLGLKATGTEEKNQFYGAMAAALDPKLAQQTLALSLGDELEPGAASNLVRRVADVGEHPQLAWEFLKANLQPLLAKQAFFSRYTYVANVANNFNDDAHAQELLDFARTSLPPEAMIEIKKIAERIAFRDELQQRELPKIDAWSCKQTLGSGTANASFCVGVQ; encoded by the coding sequence ATGAAGATCCGCACTTTTTGCAGCGGCGGCCTGTCGCTCATCGCCGCCCTCGCCCTCTGCCACCCGGCTGCCGCTGAGTCAAAGTTCTCCTTTGAGACGACCCCCGGCCAGCTCCCCAAAGCTGTCGTGCCCAAGCACTACGCGATCAATCTGGTGCCGGATCCAAAGACATTGACAGTGAGGGGCAGCGAGACCATCGACATCGACGTGCGCAAGCCGACGCGCACGATCACCCTCAACGCCCTCGAACTGCAGATTTCGAGGGCAGCCCTGAGCGATTTGAAGCTGCCTGCAAAAATCAAGATCGACGACAAACAACAGACCGCCATTCTTACATTTGCCAGGACGATTGCCGCCGGCAGCCACAAGCTCGTCCTCGACTTTCGAGGCCGGGTGAACCAGGCAGCGCAGGGTCTTTTTTACACCCGCTACCAGACCCCCGACGGTCAGCAAAAACTGATGTTCGGCTCCCAGATGGAATCGACCGACGCCCGGCGGCTCTTTCCCAACTGGGACGAGCCGGTCTTTCGCGCCAGCTTCCAGCTCACCGTCAGTTTGCCCCAGGCATTCACTGCCGTCTCGAATATGCCCGTCGAGCGCGAGGAGCCCCTCACAGGCGGCTATAAGCGCGTGCGCTTTTTGAGCACGCCGCCGATGGCAAGCTATCTGGTCGTTCTGTGCGCCGGTGAATTTGAGGCGGTGAGCGACGAGGTCGAAGGCGTCAAGCTCCGTGTGCTCACCACCGAGGGCAAAAAAGAACAGGGCCGCTACGCCCTGGGGGTGCTCAAGCAGATTCTGCCCTACTACAACGATTATTTTGGGGTGAAGTATCCCCTGCCCAAGCTCGACATGATCGCTGTGCCGGGGGGCTTCAGCGGGGCGATGGAAAACTGGGGCGGTATCACCTACAACGAGGCGGTGCTACTGTACGACCCGGCCCGCTCCTCCCAGAAGACAAAAGAAGACATCTACAAGACCGTCGCCCACGAAGTTTCCCACCAGTGGTTCGGTGATCTGGTGACGATGGCCTGGTGGGACAATCTCTGGCTCAACGAGGGCTTTGCCTCCTGGATGGAGAACAAGGCCACCGATCACTTCAACCCGGAGTGGCAGGTCTGGCTGCGGGAGAACGCCTCGAAGGAGCGGGCGATGGAAGCCGATGCGCGCAGCACCACCCATCCGATTCAGCAGCCGATCAAGGACCCGGCGGAGGCGGCGAGTGCCTTCGACGACATCACCTATCAAAAAGGCGAATCGATCATCCGCATGTTCGAGGGCTACCTGGGCGAAGAAAAATTCAAGGGCGGCATCCGTAGCTACATGGCTGCCCACAAATATTCCAGCACCACCACCGCCGATCTCTGGCAGGAACTGGAGCGCGCCAGCGGCCAACCGGTGGGCACGATCGCGGCAAGCTGGACCGAGCAGCCGGGTTTCCCGGTTCTGAGCGTTCAAAAAGCGGGCGGTTGCGCCCAGGGCAAAGAGCAGCTCACCCTCAGCCAGGAGCGCTTTACCATCCACGATCCGAGCGCAAAACCCTTGCTGTGGCAGGTACCGGTGAACTACACGCAGGGCAGCGACAATCCGCCGACCCAGACCACCCTGATCGGCAGCAGGAGCGCTCCACTCACCGCCGACAGCTGTGCTGTGCCCCTCAAGCTCAACGCCGGAGACACTGGCTATTACCGGGTCCAGTACAGCGACGCCGATCGCAGGGCGCTGAGCGCCGCCTTCGACGAGCTGCGGGCAGCCGACCAGTTGAATCTATTGAGCGACACCTGGGCGCTGGTCAAAGCCGGACGGGCGACCTCGGGCGACTATCTGAGCCTGGCCCAGAAGGTGCAGCCCCAGAGCAACGTCGCCCTCTGGACCCAGGTGATCGATGCTTTGGGCAACCTGGACGAGCTGCAACTGGGCAAACCGGGCCGCAGCGCCTTTCAAGCTTACGGTCGCAAGCTGTTGCAGCCGCTTTACGAGCGGCTGGGCTGGCAGGCCCAACCAGCAGAGCCCCAGACGGACGCGCTGTTGCGCAACGACGTGCTCACTACCCTGGGCGACTTTGGCGACGAGCCGGTGATCGTCGAGGCGCAGCGGCGCTTTGCCAGTTTTCTAAAAGCGCCCGAGAGCCTGAGCGGCAACCTGCGCCCGGCGGTGCTGCACATCGTCGGACGCTACGCGGACCAGCAGACTTACGATCAGCTGCACAATCTCGGACTCAAGGCAACCGGCACCGAAGAAAAAAATCAGTTCTACGGGGCGATGGCAGCGGCCCTCGATCCGAAGCTGGCCCAGCAGACTCTGGCCCTCTCGCTCGGCGACGAACTGGAGCCAGGAGCCGCCTCCAACCTCGTGCGCCGGGTGGCCGACGTCGGCGAACACCCGCAGTTGGCCTGGGAATTTCTAAAAGCCAACCTGCAGCCGCTTTTAGCCAAGCAGGCGTTCTTTAGCCGCTACACCTACGTGGCGAATGTGGCCAACAACTTCAACGACGATGCCCACGCCCAGGAATTGCTCGACTTTGCCAGGACCAGCCTCCCTCCTGAAGCGATGATCGAGATCAAGAAGATCGCTGAGCGCATCGCCTTTCGCGACGAATTGCAGCAGCGGGAGCTACCGAAGATCGACGCCTGGTCCTGCAAGCAGACACTGGGTAGCGGCACCGCCAACGCCAGCTTCTGCGTCGGGGTGCAGTAG
- the proB gene encoding glutamate 5-kinase, which produces MATLVVKIGTSSLSDAATGDLRLATLGGLAETLTRLRRKGERVLLVSSGAVGIGCARLGLKERPASVAGKQAAAAVGQGLLMSIYDRFFGALGQPVAQVLLTRQDLMDRTRYLNARETLGELLRLGTIPIVNENDTVATEELRFGDNDALSALVAGLIEADWLILLTDVAGLYSANPRLDPAAHLLPEISEISESLLLSARGKSTWGSGGMASKLEAARIAAMAGVTTVITEGSTPQNIVRILAGEAVGTRFRLSGPRGRASLRKRWIGHGLVPTGTLQLDAGAVEAVRSGGKSLLPAGIVAIDGNFEAGALVRLTDTGGHEFARGLVNYSSSELAKIRGHNSQQIAAILDQQGPPKTAVHRDNLIVWS; this is translated from the coding sequence GTGGCGACCCTCGTAGTCAAGATCGGCACCTCGAGCCTGAGCGACGCTGCCACAGGCGATCTGCGCCTTGCCACCCTCGGAGGACTCGCAGAAACGCTCACCCGCCTGCGGCGCAAGGGCGAGCGGGTATTACTCGTCAGCAGCGGCGCGGTCGGCATTGGCTGTGCCCGCCTTGGCCTCAAGGAGCGGCCAGCGAGCGTGGCGGGCAAGCAGGCAGCGGCGGCGGTCGGTCAGGGGCTTTTGATGAGCATCTACGACCGCTTCTTTGGAGCGCTGGGCCAGCCGGTGGCCCAGGTGTTGCTCACCCGCCAGGATCTGATGGACCGCACGCGCTACCTCAACGCCCGCGAGACCCTGGGCGAGTTGCTGCGCCTCGGGACGATCCCGATCGTCAACGAAAACGATACGGTCGCCACCGAAGAACTGCGCTTCGGCGACAACGACGCCCTTTCGGCCCTGGTGGCGGGGCTTATCGAGGCGGACTGGCTCATCTTGCTCACCGATGTCGCCGGTCTCTATTCGGCCAACCCGCGCCTCGACCCGGCAGCCCACCTGCTCCCCGAAATCTCCGAGATCTCCGAATCGCTGCTTCTATCGGCGCGGGGCAAGAGCACCTGGGGCAGCGGCGGGATGGCAAGCAAACTCGAAGCCGCCCGGATCGCGGCGATGGCCGGGGTGACTACCGTGATCACAGAAGGAAGCACCCCGCAAAATATTGTCCGCATCCTGGCGGGCGAGGCGGTTGGCACCCGCTTTCGCCTGAGCGGGCCCAGAGGCCGCGCCTCATTGCGCAAGCGCTGGATCGGCCACGGGCTGGTGCCGACGGGTACGCTGCAGCTCGACGCGGGCGCAGTGGAGGCGGTGCGCAGCGGCGGCAAGTCGCTTTTACCTGCCGGAATTGTCGCCATCGACGGTAATTTCGAGGCCGGTGCCCTTGTTCGGCTCACCGACACCGGGGGGCACGAATTTGCCCGAGGACTGGTCAACTATTCAAGCAGCGAACTCGCAAAAATTCGCGGCCACAACAGCCAGCAGATCGCAGCGATCTTAGATCAGCAGGGACCGCCCAAAACAGCCGTACACCGCGATAACCTGATCGTCTGGAGCTAG
- the hemL gene encoding glutamate-1-semialdehyde 2,1-aminomutase codes for MISSAFQTTRSHELFAEAQQLMPGGVNSPVRAFKSVGGEPVFIERAEGAYIWDVDGNRYIDYINTWGPSIVGHANPEVITALAAALPKGTSYGAPTRLENQLARTVIEAIPAVEMVRFVNSGTEATMSALRLARAFTGREKIIKFEGCYHGHADMLLVQAGSGVATLGLPDSPGVPKATTASTLTAPYNDLAAVEALFGQYPDTIAGVILEPVVGNAGCLVPKPGFLEGLRDLTRRYGALLIFDEVMTGFRLAYGGAQARFGIEPDLTCLGKIIGGGLPVGAYAGRREILQLVAPAGPMYQAGTLSGNPLAMTAGIKTLEILARPGTYERLEALSARLADGLIKAAQETGHTVTGNRVGAMFTLFFAGGPIDSFADARHSDLKKFARFHRGMLERGVYLAPSQFEAGFMSLAHTEADIDYTIAAARTVLATL; via the coding sequence ATGATCAGCAGTGCCTTTCAAACCACCCGGTCCCACGAACTGTTTGCCGAGGCCCAGCAGTTGATGCCGGGTGGCGTCAACTCGCCCGTGCGCGCCTTCAAGTCGGTGGGCGGTGAGCCGGTCTTTATCGAGCGGGCCGAGGGGGCGTATATCTGGGACGTCGATGGCAACCGCTACATCGATTACATCAATACCTGGGGGCCGTCCATCGTCGGGCACGCCAACCCCGAGGTGATCACAGCCCTCGCCGCCGCCCTTCCGAAAGGCACCAGCTACGGCGCGCCGACCCGGCTTGAAAATCAACTCGCCCGCACAGTGATCGAGGCGATTCCGGCGGTGGAGATGGTCCGCTTCGTCAATTCCGGCACCGAGGCAACGATGTCGGCCCTGCGCCTGGCCCGCGCCTTTACGGGGCGCGAAAAGATTATCAAGTTCGAAGGCTGCTACCACGGCCACGCCGACATGCTCCTGGTGCAGGCCGGTTCCGGCGTCGCCACCCTCGGACTGCCCGATTCGCCCGGTGTACCCAAAGCGACCACTGCCTCGACGCTGACGGCTCCCTACAACGATCTGGCTGCCGTCGAGGCGCTCTTTGGCCAGTACCCGGACACGATCGCCGGGGTGATCTTGGAGCCGGTGGTCGGCAACGCCGGTTGTCTTGTCCCCAAGCCCGGTTTTCTGGAGGGGCTGAGGGATCTGACCCGCCGCTACGGGGCGCTGCTTATCTTTGACGAGGTGATGACCGGCTTTCGGCTCGCCTACGGCGGTGCCCAGGCCCGCTTCGGCATCGAACCGGATCTCACCTGCCTGGGCAAGATTATTGGCGGTGGTCTGCCGGTCGGTGCCTACGCCGGTCGGCGCGAGATCTTGCAACTGGTCGCACCCGCCGGGCCGATGTACCAGGCCGGTACCCTGAGTGGCAATCCGCTGGCGATGACTGCCGGGATCAAGACCCTCGAAATTCTTGCTCGCCCCGGTACCTACGAGCGCCTCGAAGCCCTCTCAGCCCGTCTGGCGGACGGCCTCATCAAAGCGGCCCAGGAGACGGGCCATACTGTCACCGGCAACCGGGTCGGGGCAATGTTTACCCTCTTTTTCGCCGGGGGACCGATCGACAGCTTCGCCGATGCCCGGCACTCGGATCTTAAAAAATTCGCCCGCTTCCACCGGGGAATGCTGGAGCGGGGCGTGTACCTTGCCCCTTCGCAGTTCGAGGCCGGGTTCATGTCCCTCGCCCACACCGAGGCTGACATCGATTACACGATCGCAGCGGCGCGCACGGTACTGGCGACCCTGTAG
- a CDS encoding VOC family protein, translating into MHHVSIRTADIFRSIAFYGLLGFEVEERFTTGMTLACWLAGALGRIELIQIPEPKPAPDAWLDEHYTGYYHTSFLVDDVAATVERLAAAGVPVLLEPRPQQIGERTYMVAFIVDPDGLPIELLAAA; encoded by the coding sequence ATGCACCACGTTTCGATTCGCACCGCCGACATCTTCCGCTCGATTGCCTTTTATGGCCTGCTGGGCTTTGAGGTCGAGGAGCGCTTTACAACCGGCATGACTCTCGCCTGCTGGCTTGCGGGGGCACTGGGCCGGATCGAACTGATTCAGATTCCAGAGCCAAAACCGGCCCCCGACGCCTGGCTCGACGAACACTACACCGGCTACTACCACACCTCCTTTTTGGTGGACGATGTAGCGGCCACCGTCGAGCGGCTGGCGGCGGCTGGAGTGCCGGTCCTTCTTGAACCGAGGCCGCAGCAGATCGGTGAACGCACTTACATGGTCGCCTTTATCGTCGATCCGGACGGGTTGCCCATCGAGCTATTGGCCGCCGCCTGA
- a CDS encoding helix-turn-helix domain-containing protein, whose protein sequence is MEEQDSEHSASSELPIEDWLSLAEAAAEVGLSQNTLRKYAINGRLQAKKIGRNWVTTRGAVRQYLQSRDATKVPYRRRSSH, encoded by the coding sequence ATGGAAGAGCAGGATTCTGAGCACTCCGCTTCAAGTGAACTGCCCATAGAAGATTGGCTAAGCTTAGCTGAAGCTGCCGCCGAGGTCGGTCTGTCCCAGAATACTCTGCGCAAGTATGCGATTAACGGCAGGCTTCAGGCGAAGAAAATTGGACGCAACTGGGTTACTACCAGGGGAGCCGTGCGCCAATATCTTCAATCACGCGACGCTACTAAAGTGCCGTACCGTAGGCGTTCTTCTCACTAG